AAATGCTGGCGCCGGAAATCAGCGGCTACCAGTTTGCCGCGGCAGGTGGAGAATCCGCTGGCTGGTCGGTCACTCCCAAAGTTGGCGACAATACCACAGAGAAACAGCACCCCAATCCGTACGCCGCCCTGCTGGACGCGTACAAGATGGAAGGGCAGCGACTCGGCGCCAAAACCACGGAGATGAATGACCTGACGGCCCGAATTCTGGAACGCGTGACCAGTGCCCGAGCCGAGCAGGCTCAAGACGTGGACGCTCTGCAGCAGCGAATTCAGTTGCTGACTCAAATCGTCAATACCGCAGAAATGAATCTGCAGAATCTATCGCGGCAACTGCAGGCCAGCACAGTCGAAACCACAATTGTGCGAGACGACACAACCAAGCGTCGTCAGGACGTTATGCGTTTGCAGAACGAACTGGAAGAACTTCGTACAGACCGCTATCGACTGCAGGAAATTCGTCGAGTTCTGACGGACCGCCTGGTGCGACTGCAGCTAACCAACCAAGCACTCGAAGTGCGAGAAGAACAACTTCAGGACATGACGGGCGCGTAACGATCGTTCAGTTACACGCCGCCTGTTTTCAGAATAACACAGATTTCAGACTAACACAGAGTCGCTTGAGGACTCAAAGATAACGGTGAATCCGGAGAGAGCATTATGAACAACGTTGTCGGCAAAATGCTGATTGTGCTGCAGTTGGTCTTCAGCATTCTGTTCATGTGCTTCGCAGGCGCGGCCTATTCTTATATGGGCCAGTGGCGCGAACAGTCGCTGCAGTTGCAGGCCGATCTGAACGTCGCCCGCCAGAACACAGAAGACCAAATTTCCGCCAAAGCCCGTGACACCAAGCTGTTAACGGATGCGAAAAAAGAAGCGGAAGTCGCTCGCGACAACGCCGTTGCCGAACTCGACGCTGCTCGGTTGCAGGCTCAGACAGCGAACGCCCAGCTCACAGCCGTGATGTTGGAACGTGACAAAGCCATGGCCGATGCACAAGTCGCTACCAGCGAAGCATCCGCGCGCGTGGCAGAAGCTGATGCTCAAAAGAAAGAAGCAGACAGCCTTCGCGCTCGAATCGCCGACCTGCGTCGTGAGCTTCAGCAGAAAGAAGACGAAAACCTGGACGCTCAGGGCCGACTGGCCGATGCCCGCGAAAAAGAAGATCAATTGCTTGGCAAGGTCGCCAACCTAAGTGACCTGCTGCGACTGAACGACATTGACCCCCGAACTGCCGTACCTGTTGGGATGGTGGGCCGGCAGGTCGAAAAAGTGGACGGTTACGTCAAAGCTGCACAGCGAAATCAGGCTCGTACTCAGGAACTGGTGAAGATCACAATCGGCAGTGACGACCACATTCATACGGAAATGGACATCACGATTTATCGCGACGACAAGTACATCTGTCAGGCTCGCGTAATCGAAGTTCAACCGGATTCTGCGATCTGTGTGGTCAAAGAAGAAACTCGACAAGGCGAAATTCAGGTAGGCGACAATGTCACAACAAAACTCTGATCCCACCATCTACGATGGCCTGATGTTTGTCTCACTGGGAGCCGTCATCGTGGGCATCGTCTTTCTCGTGATGACCCTCGGCCAATACGGCTGGAGTGGCCCGTAACCGCAAAGCAACCCCGTGGTCTGACTTATTGTAGTCGGACCTCAACAGCTTTCGAGCACGGCATTCGGCCTCGTGCGCGCGGAACTCGGCAGTTCATACTCACGGTTAACCTGTGAGCAATCGGCCTGCGGCTTAACCGGGGTCGCTGTTACGATGCCTCGTGACCAACCTGATACAGAATCCGGCCGCACGCGCGGCACAGCACGAATTCACCAAGGTTCATGCGCACGACGTCCTGCTGAGTCGCTCCAGTGTTGCACTCTGAGCAAAAGCCATCGTCGACCAGGGCCAGCGCCGAAGGTCCCATTGACGCTCGTAGCCGCTTGTAGGCGGAATTCGATTCGCCGCCTGGGATCGCTTTCTCCACCTGCTCGATTTCCGCAGTCAGCCGGCTGACTTCTGCCTTCAGGCCGGGCTCTTTTTCTTTGACTTCGGCCGCCACGTCCGACGACTTTTGTTTGGCCAGGTCAAGCTGCTCCTGACGACTGGCTAATTCCTCAGTCGCCTCATCAATCTGACTGAACAAAGACAGGATCTTGTCTTCCAGTTCTGCGTCGCCTGCTTTCGCGGCGGAAATCTGAGCCTGAATGATGTCGTATTCTTTGTTGGAACTCGCCTGGTTCAGTTGTCCTGTCAACTTCTGAATGTCGGCTTCGCGGCTCTTCAGGTTCAGTGAGTTCTGGTCGGCCGCTTTTTTCAATAATTGAATCTGCTCTTTTTGGTCGACGCACGCCTGCTCGGCAGCGGCCACCTTGTTCTGAGCTGCCACAATCCGCCGAGGCCCATGTTCCAGCAGTTGTTCAGCATGATATAAATGCTTCAACAGTTGGTGTAGTTGAGCGTAGGCCGCAGACATCAAGGAAGCTCCATCGTTACTGTGGAATGGGTTTTCTGTCGAGGTCGCACGACTACCAGAATGTGCGGCGGAACAGCGATCGCCATTCTAACCGCCACGCCGTGCGAATTCACAGGAAGGGCAGCTTCAATTTGAATCGAAACACTACTTACCTTTGGGCAGCCGCCCCTTGAACGCCGCATAATCCGGCGGGTACTTCACCACGCGGAACATCGTACCGCCTTCTTCCAGCGGAACGCCGCCTTCAATGCGCAGTGCGTCCTGTTCTTCTTTTGTCAGATCCGATGGACTGATTTGAGGCCCACTGGACTGACCGCGTCGATTGCTTTTTGGCGGCTCATAAAATCGCGGTGGGTTGCGATACATCCACACAATTTTCGCCTTGGGAGTCACCTCCAATAGCAGGTGTTGAGTTCCTGAACAGATCAGTGTGTTTCCGTTTGGCATCCGCTGAGCTCCCGAAATTCGCGGAGAAAACAGTCGTCCGGGGTCTTCGAACGTCCACGTCAGGTCAGAGGGGCCATACGCCTTTCCGTCCTCCAGCAGATAAGTTCCATCGTCCAGCAGCGGCAAAGTAATTTCGTCGGCGGAAGAAAAGTGCTGCTCCGTCTGAGCGATGCCGTTGTTAAACACTAAAACGTGACCAGCTCCTGGTAGGCCTTTGGGAATCCAGTTGGCATCGTGCGGATTGAACAGCATGCGGTCATCATCGGTGCCTCGACCGTATACCTCAGGATTCCCCCAACGGTACAACAGATCACCGCCGCGGCCCGACCTGCCGCCTGTATGGCCTTTGGCTTCTTCGATCGTCGTACTGTGATCGATGATCCAGAATTCACTCAACGATCGAGACCCAACCATGATTTGATCCAGGTCGGGGTTGTAGTCGATGGAATTCATATGAACCCAGTCCGCTACCGGCCGTAGCATGTAGTTGATGTCCGCCAGTTCGGGATGTTCTGAAGGCTGGCCGAAGTTGTCTTTCGTTTCGTCAAAATTCTGCACGACGTGATCGCGCAGACTCCACTTCCACACAATTTCGGCTTCATCCAACCCCTTCGGTTTCAGTTCGAAGATGGCTTCAAACCACAGCACATCGCCGACCAATCGATCCGGATTGCGTCCCGCCTGTTCAGCCACTTCCCGAAGGTACGATTCCCACACGATGCACAGAACGTTGCCGTTGGGCATGGGCTCAATATCATGGTGACTCATGCGATACGCGGAACTGGAAACAAAGTCCCACGTCAGATGCCCGTCCCAGTCATACTTCTGGATCCGTCCGCCGCTGCCAGTTGTCGCTGGAAACTGGCCAAAGTTGTCGACCTTGCCAGCTCGCAGCAGACTACCGTCTTCCAACAGATATGCGGACTGGCCAGGCCTGCAGTTGGCCTCCCATTGGTGAACGATCTTGCCATCGTTGTCCAGCAAATACGTGAAGCCTGAACTCAGCGGCGCAATCAAAACGTGACCGGGCGAAACCTCGTCGCTGGTGTGGAAGACACCAAACGGCGGAAACTTTCGGCCCTTGGGAAGATGATCCAGATCGTTCTCTGGCGGTGTTGCTGGGGCGACGTCCGGACTGGTCGCGTCCGAGGACGCTCGGCCTCGTTCGACGGGAGATGCTTCGTCGCCGCTGGCAACCTGAAGCAACAAAGCCGATGACAACAGGACCAGCAAAGTCAACAGCGAACGCATTAATGGCTCCGGAATCCGTGGGTAGAGTGTCGCCATCATTCTGCCGTTGGTAAGTGCGAATGTCGAGGATGCAACATGGCCAGCATCGCAGAATTGGCACGCACGGCGGTCACGTGGATGCAGTGCCTCTTCAAATCTCGCCACATGATTTTCGCTTCGCTGCCTGATTGGTTATGCTGGCTGCCAGACCATTCCCGCCTTCGATTTAGCGAGCACAATTTGCCATGAAAATTTTCGTCACCCGTCTCTCCATCGCATCTTTAGTTTGTGTCGCTTCAATTGTTTCCGCTGACGACGACCCTAACTGGGTCCGCATCAAGCTTGACGAACGTTTCCGATCCGAAGGCGCTGCCGCGGCCGATTTGAACAACGATGGGTCGCCAGACGTCGTTGCCGGTGATGTGTGGTATGCCGCTCCGCCGGTTGATTCCGCCGACCACACAGACGCATCCAAGTGGAAGCTGCACGAAGTCCGCATGCCGGGCGATTTCGTCGCAGGCAAAGGCTACAGCAACAGCTTTGCCAACGCGGCGTGGGACTTCAACAAAGACGGATGGATGGACGTGGTGCTAATCGGCTTTCCAGGCGACCCATTTCATTGGTATCAGAACCCTGGAAAAGACGGCGGACACTGGAAAGAACACATCATCTGGACCAGCATCTGCAACGAATCGCCTGAGTTTGAAGACTTAAACGACGATGGCACGCCTGAGTTTCTGTTTGGCTCTCAACCGGAAGCACAGATGGGCTTCATACAGATTCCGGACAAATCCAAAGTTGGCGAAAAGTTCGCTTTTCATGCCGTCAGTGAACCGAGTGCCGAACCGGCCGATGCGAAGAATCGAGGCCTCGACAACGGTACGTTCAAGTACTACCACGGCCTGGGTGCGGGCGACATGAACAACGACGGACATCGCGATGTCATAATTGCTCACGGTTGGTGGGAATCACCGGGCGACCTCAGCAGTGACGCGACCTGGAAATTCCACCCGATTCGCATCAAGGTCGATGGCAAAGAGACGCCACTGCCAAGAGCCGCCAACATTTACGCCGACGATCTGGACATGGACGGTGACGCAGACCTGTTCTTAAGTTCGGCTCATGAGTACGGTGTGTGGTGGGCAGAAAACAAGGGCGACAATGGTTGGGACCTGCACGAAATTGACAAATCTTATTCCCAGACGCATGCGGTCGAACAAGTCGACATTAACGGCGATGGACAGCTTGACTACGTCACCGGCAAACGTTTCTTCGCTCACAACGGCAACGATCCGGGCGGCAACGACGAAGTCGTGATGTATTGGTATGAAGTCAAACGAACGAAAGGCCAGGCACCAACTTTCGTTCCCCACGAAATTCTCGCTGGCAAAGGCACCGGCGTGGGAACTCAATTCGAAATCCACGACATGAACAAAGACGGCAAGCCGGACATCGTTCTGTCGAACAAAAAGGGAGTGAACGTGCTGCTGCAGAAGTAGCAGAGCACCGGCCACGCGGCGAAGTCGAATTTCGGGAGACGTATTGAATTGGACACGGGTGCGGGAGAATGAATCAAGGGAAGGACATGCCCTTCCGATGCTGCGTGTCGTGAAGGTGAATTGGCAAGTCACCGCATCGACCTCTCCCCAGCGAAGCTGAGGGGGAGATCGGACAAGCGGAGCGATGTCCGGGAGGCTTTGCATGACGGCGGGTTGCAAATCTTAAGAATGCAGAACGCGGAAACCTGTCCCCTGAACCTGCTTCGGTCATTTCCTTGTCTGAGTCTGAAGCTCTACGTGCATCGGTCAGTACAAACCGCGCGGCGGGGACCGACCAAAAGCCACCATTTCCACTTTCGCGGCATTCGTCGGAAAGACGGCCGATTTGTTGTCGGCTAAGATAATCAGTCGCCTGCCTGCAAGCCCAGTTGCTCTTCAACGAATTCAATAAAGGATTTCTCCGATGAAACTCTATGTACTCCTGACCATTTTCCCGGCAATGCTGCTGATTGGTTGCACCGGTTCCGAAGCTCCTGAAACCGATCCGGTGGACGTGGAAAACGATCTCGACGATGCGGATCACGGGATGGCCAGTGCCGACGAAGATGCGACAGCGGCGGATGGAGACAGCATCGCGCTGACACCAGATAACACCACGATTGCATTCATTGGTTCACACGTCACCGACGAAAAGCCCGACCCCAAGGCGCGCACGGGACAGTTTGAAAAGTTTGACGGCACCGCCATCGTTGAAGGCGGTGAGCTAAAATCGCTGGAGGTGGCTATCGATACGACATCGATCACCACGGAACAGGACAAGCTGACAAATCATCTGAAAAGCCCCGACTTCTTCGACGTGAATCAGCATCCGGAAGCGTCGTTTGCGGCGACAAAAATCGAAGCGGGCGAAGCGGGCCAGGTCGTCGTCACGGGTGACCTGACGCTGCTGGGCACCACGAAAACCATTTCGTTTCCTGCCACGGTTTCTACCGAAGACGGATTGAAGCTGGATGCGGAATTCACAATTCAGCGCACGGCCTTCGGCATGGAATACGGTCCGGACAAGGTTGAGGATGATGTGCAGATGATGGTCACAATCGGCAGCTAAGTCGTGCCATTTACATTCAATGATCTCGCCTATGGATTTGCCGTACCCGCAGTCGTCTCGGCGGTTGTGCTGCTCGTCTTCTGCCGCATGCTTTCGGAAAAAGTCAGCCGTGCGACTGCGGCTCCACTGGCTCTGACGGCCGGTTTCCTTACCGGGTACTGGCTTCTGGAACTCGGGCCCTATATTCCCGAAGTCTACCGCGAATGGCTGCCGTACACGGTTCTGGCAGCCGGCGTTGCCTCAGCAATCCCGCAGCGACATCTACCGATGCGCATCGCGATTGCGGCAGCGGTCGCCGGATTCGCGGCATGGCAACTGGTGCCGGGCTGGGAACATCTGGAACCGTCTGCCGCCACGCACCGCATCGCATGGCTCGTTCTTGTGATCCCGGTGCTGCTGGCTCTGGAACCTTCAACGCAACACACGCCGAGCTGGCTGGTTTCGGTCGTGTTGGGAATGACGATGGTCGCCGCATCGGTCGTACTGCTGTTGTCGGGAAGTTTGCTGTTCTGCCAAGTCGCCGGCTGCGGAGCCGGGGCACTCGTGGGCATGGGACTTCTTACCGCGTGTAAACGGCACGATCAAACCTTCGAAGGTCTCGCCCTGCCGTTTACGATTCTACTGGCGGGCATCCTGCTGATCGGTCGAGTGGAATCCTTCAGCGAGGTTCCACTGATCAGCTATTTACTGCTTCCCGCGGCTCCGCTGATGTTGTGCATTTTCGTCACCGGACCGCTGTCGCGGTTTAGCGGTTTCAAAGCACTGGCCCTACCGCTCATCCTGCCAGGAGTTGTGTGCGCCGTAGCCGTGATTGCTGCGGTGGTTGCGGAATACGGCCCGGCGGAATGAGTTGATTCGGCCGGACGAACTTTCAGGTTTGGGGAACAGGGTACCGATGTTTATTCTGGTCCTAATTGGATGGAGTCTGCTTTGTCGCCAATCGTGATTGTGATTCACGAACTGGGGCACACGCTGATGGCGCTGGCGGTACGATTTAGAGTTTTTCGAATACAGCTTGGAATCGGTGACGAAGTTTTCAGTTTTCAGATTGGCGAGACGCTGGTTTCGTTTGGCCGGAGCTACGGCGGTCGCGTATGGGCAGCGCCGTGGACGCTCGATGGTTGGAAGTGGCGGAAGGCAATGATCAGCATCGCGGGACCGGGACTGTGCGTCGTCGTCGGCGTGGTGGCAATCGTCTTTGGGCTGATGTTTGAGAATCCCGTCAAGGTCAAGGCGGCGAGCGTTCTGTTTGGGATGATTAACATTGGTCAGCTAAGGAGCTTCATCCCCGACGACAACCGGCCAACCGATGGAGGGAATCTACTGGTCGCGCTGCGAGCAACGCCCGACGTTGTTCGTGCGACGGCCATGGCGGCATGGGCAGAAGAAGCATCGCAGCTCGTCGAACGCGGCCACCCCGTTGCGGTGGAGCGGGCTAGAAGATGCTTTGACCTTGCGCCTGAGCATCCCAATGCCACCCTTCTTCTAGCTGCGGCACTAATGAATGATGGGGCTTTCGTCGACGCGAAACACCATTTTGAGCTTGGCTTGAAGCTGTTCTCTGCCGCTGATTTGGAGATCAATGCAGATCAAAAAGCTGAAGGAGAATCGGCGATTCAAGAAGCCATCAAGGAATGTGAAGCCGAGCTGGCGAAGGCAGCGTTGCCGCAATTATGACCGAGATCGGTTTCGCCGCAGCTAATTGAGAACCGCCGCATCTTCCGCCAACAGTCGAGCCGACTCCAGCAGCGCTTCAATATCCGATTGCAGCGACTTCGCAAGGCTTAGCACGAAGGCGAAACCGACGGCTCCCAGCACGCTGAATACCTGCAACGGAAATTTGCTGGCGGCGGTGTCCTGAGTCGAAAGCAGGATCATCATGCCAACGGCCGGAACGCCGCCAGCGAGGTACAGCGACCAGATGGATTGTTCCGACAGGCGATGGAGTTCTGACTGGTCCTGTGCCGTTAGCTGTCCGTTGCGAATGAGTGCGGGAATGAAGGCTCGAATGGCCAACGTTGCCGTCAGGAAGAATGGGTACGCCGCCGCGACAAGTCCGCACACCAACAGCGACACAAAAAAGTGAGCCTGCCATTTTAAGTCCATCCCCTCCGCCGCGTTCAGTGCGATGGGATAAGCCATGCCAGCGATGATCCATTCTGAAATGCCGAGAATCGTGACGAAGCGACTGTAGCGCAGTGTGCGAACTCGAATGCTCGACAATGAGCCTTCATCACCAGAGTTTGCGGGCACGGAGGACGCCGTTGTGGCTGGGAGCCCTGACCGCGTGTTCCGCTTTCGGACGCGATTCACAATCGGGCGTGTAAACCAGATGCAGCAGGCGAATCCGATCGAAAATGCGACCACGTTGATCGCGATTACGAAACGTGTGAAGACGGGTTCCGCTTCTGCCGAAAGCTGCTTAACGATGGCTCGTTCGTTATAGACATAGTTGAACATCGCGGCCGGCACGTGAGGAAAGATGGCGGCGAAGAGCAGGGCAGCCAACGGCCAGGCAATTGCCAGACGTCGCCAGCCCGCCTGGCTGCAGTGCATCAATTGAGCGACTCGCGGTTGCAGGCACAGGCCCAGTTCGCGTGCGACTTCGTTGGCCGTTTGATAGCGGTCGTCCGGGTCTGGAGCCAGACACCGACTCAGAATTCGAAATAGCTGCTGTTCGACCGCATTCGCAGAACGCTCAGGTGGTTCACTGCCGCCGTCATGCCGCAATTTGATCATTCCCGACAGCATGTCCGACATACTTCCGCCGATCGCTTCGTCGTCGAACGGGCGTTTGCCATAGAACAGTTCCCATAGCAGCACGCCCAGCGAAAACACGTCCGCGCGGGCGTCGAGGTCTTCCGGCTTTGTCGCGTGTGTCGGGTCGAAGGCCTGAAGTTGTTCAGGCGACATGTAGGCCAGACTGCCGCCGAAGTACGCGGCTGGAGTTGCTCCTTCGGTGGCCGAACTAAAGCTGATGTTGAAGTCCGCCAGCTTTGCGGCTCCATTGGCTTCCAGTAAGACGTTGGCCGGCTTAATGTCGCGATGCAGAATGCCGCGACCGTGAGCGTAGTGCAGAGCATGAGCCAGTTCCATGCCCAGCTGGCAGGTGACTTCACTCCATGGCTTATCCGCGATGCCACCCTT
This DNA window, taken from Fuerstiella marisgermanici, encodes the following:
- a CDS encoding site-2 protease family protein, with translation MIHELGHTLMALAVRFRVFRIQLGIGDEVFSFQIGETLVSFGRSYGGRVWAAPWTLDGWKWRKAMISIAGPGLCVVVGVVAIVFGLMFENPVKVKAASVLFGMINIGQLRSFIPDDNRPTDGGNLLVALRATPDVVRATAMAAWAEEASQLVERGHPVAVERARRCFDLAPEHPNATLLLAAALMNDGAFVDAKHHFELGLKLFSAADLEINADQKAEGESAIQEAIKECEAELAKAALPQL
- a CDS encoding zinc ribbon domain-containing protein, whose product is MSAAYAQLHQLLKHLYHAEQLLEHGPRRIVAAQNKVAAAEQACVDQKEQIQLLKKAADQNSLNLKSREADIQKLTGQLNQASSNKEYDIIQAQISAAKAGDAELEDKILSLFSQIDEATEELASRQEQLDLAKQKSSDVAAEVKEKEPGLKAEVSRLTAEIEQVEKAIPGGESNSAYKRLRASMGPSALALVDDGFCSECNTGATQQDVVRMNLGEFVLCRACGRILYQVGHEAS
- a CDS encoding aryl-sulfate sulfotransferase encodes the protein MRSLLTLLVLLSSALLLQVASGDEASPVERGRASSDATSPDVAPATPPENDLDHLPKGRKFPPFGVFHTSDEVSPGHVLIAPLSSGFTYLLDNDGKIVHQWEANCRPGQSAYLLEDGSLLRAGKVDNFGQFPATTGSGGRIQKYDWDGHLTWDFVSSSAYRMSHHDIEPMPNGNVLCIVWESYLREVAEQAGRNPDRLVGDVLWFEAIFELKPKGLDEAEIVWKWSLRDHVVQNFDETKDNFGQPSEHPELADINYMLRPVADWVHMNSIDYNPDLDQIMVGSRSLSEFWIIDHSTTIEEAKGHTGGRSGRGGDLLYRWGNPEVYGRGTDDDRMLFNPHDANWIPKGLPGAGHVLVFNNGIAQTEQHFSSADEITLPLLDDGTYLLEDGKAYGPSDLTWTFEDPGRLFSPRISGAQRMPNGNTLICSGTQHLLLEVTPKAKIVWMYRNPPRFYEPPKSNRRGQSSGPQISPSDLTKEEQDALRIEGGVPLEEGGTMFRVVKYPPDYAAFKGRLPKGK
- a CDS encoding YceI family protein; translation: MKLYVLLTIFPAMLLIGCTGSEAPETDPVDVENDLDDADHGMASADEDATAADGDSIALTPDNTTIAFIGSHVTDEKPDPKARTGQFEKFDGTAIVEGGELKSLEVAIDTTSITTEQDKLTNHLKSPDFFDVNQHPEASFAATKIEAGEAGQVVVTGDLTLLGTTKTISFPATVSTEDGLKLDAEFTIQRTAFGMEYGPDKVEDDVQMMVTIGS
- a CDS encoding serine/threonine-protein kinase, which codes for MTAKPFMSPSSDQPDSQHDTHQPTSQASSSDGVDAVDWDRLGSYVESFLEAWEADGFGPLLNEHLPHDDIALRRMTLIELIKVDLEYRHNSDGAALRLEDYLAEHPELGQPDGMPAELIHEEFHIRRAAGESVSGQDCLKRFPDKAAEIGQLFQLESTSNMEPSGTTLTEAFQPGERVGDFYLMSALGAGAFGSVFLARQESMQRLVALKISGDRGSEGQTLAQLDHPHIVRVHDQTRLPEQNLRLLYMQFAAGGTLQAVIKTANSAELKTGRIVAECIAAAVEKTGVLSAQSIPLKGGIADKPWSEVTCQLGMELAHALHYAHGRGILHRDIKPANVLLEANGAAKLADFNISFSSATEGATPAAYFGGSLAYMSPEQLQAFDPTHATKPEDLDARADVFSLGVLLWELFYGKRPFDDEAIGGSMSDMLSGMIKLRHDGGSEPPERSANAVEQQLFRILSRCLAPDPDDRYQTANEVARELGLCLQPRVAQLMHCSQAGWRRLAIAWPLAALLFAAIFPHVPAAMFNYVYNERAIVKQLSAEAEPVFTRFVIAINVVAFSIGFACCIWFTRPIVNRVRKRNTRSGLPATTASSVPANSGDEGSLSSIRVRTLRYSRFVTILGISEWIIAGMAYPIALNAAEGMDLKWQAHFFVSLLVCGLVAAAYPFFLTATLAIRAFIPALIRNGQLTAQDQSELHRLSEQSIWSLYLAGGVPAVGMMILLSTQDTAASKFPLQVFSVLGAVGFAFVLSLAKSLQSDIEALLESARLLAEDAAVLN
- a CDS encoding FG-GAP repeat domain-containing protein, whose translation is MKIFVTRLSIASLVCVASIVSADDDPNWVRIKLDERFRSEGAAAADLNNDGSPDVVAGDVWYAAPPVDSADHTDASKWKLHEVRMPGDFVAGKGYSNSFANAAWDFNKDGWMDVVLIGFPGDPFHWYQNPGKDGGHWKEHIIWTSICNESPEFEDLNDDGTPEFLFGSQPEAQMGFIQIPDKSKVGEKFAFHAVSEPSAEPADAKNRGLDNGTFKYYHGLGAGDMNNDGHRDVIIAHGWWESPGDLSSDATWKFHPIRIKVDGKETPLPRAANIYADDLDMDGDADLFLSSAHEYGVWWAENKGDNGWDLHEIDKSYSQTHAVEQVDINGDGQLDYVTGKRFFAHNGNDPGGNDEVVMYWYEVKRTKGQAPTFVPHEILAGKGTGVGTQFEIHDMNKDGKPDIVLSNKKGVNVLLQK